From a region of the Sphingopyxis sp. YR583 genome:
- a CDS encoding P-II family nitrogen regulator yields MKKIEAIIKPFKLDEVKEALHEVGVSGITVTEAKGFGRQKGHTELYRGAEYVVDFLPKVKLEVIVEDSMAERVVEAIAAAAQTGRIGDGKIFVIPVETALRIRTGERNEDAL; encoded by the coding sequence GTGAAGAAGATTGAGGCGATCATCAAGCCGTTCAAGCTCGACGAAGTGAAGGAAGCGCTGCACGAAGTGGGTGTCAGCGGGATCACCGTCACCGAGGCCAAGGGGTTCGGACGGCAGAAGGGTCACACCGAACTGTACCGCGGCGCCGAATATGTCGTCGACTTTCTGCCCAAGGTGAAGCTCGAAGTCATCGTCGAAGATTCGATGGCCGAACGTGTGGTGGAGGCAATCGCCGCCGCCGCGCAGACCGGCCGGATCGGCGATGGCAAGATCTTCGTCATTCCGGTCGAAACCGCGCTCCGCATTCGCACCGGCGAACGCAACGAGGACGCGCTTTAA